The Halobaculum sp. MBLA0143 genome includes a region encoding these proteins:
- a CDS encoding RND family transporter: MRKQLFEFVTEHNLVVVALVVLVTAGLGAGIPQMEFGSGVGGDEIGKDTQTVQKAEYVQSAYLNATGGENAAGSEEPTTAVVYLRDDGAALSEESLVATLTYQQRVLDNESVVAALDGRRPAGVANLVGQRLAGEGTTLAEQLAAVRAASPEEIDRALRRSLTAESPALSFLSADYEPGTTQADTHRTVFRFTGDDATTSEATRALYEATEDGTAAPTLFTIGDHAAADAPSRIVQLLFLVVPFSLTAILVVLVFVYRDLVDVLVGFAGIVVALIWMFGALGWLGVSAYLSVLIAPVLIVGLGVDYGLHVFMRYREERGASEGVRAPMARSTAALASALVVVTLTAVIGFSANATTSLASIRRLALGISLGVIGTFVVSITLVPALKVTIDSGLGRFGFERRQTPLGDSRLLAPVLTAGARLARRAAPFVLVVGLVVGAAGAVAWTDLDRKTFETNDGDVADWKTELPEPVGYTEPAYLRNWEFVDERYRAADADERTRAPILVEADGGDAATPAVLESVQTIHDRAPDRAATFSRDGETPVVSPVALMQRVAATDEGFAKQLAAADTDDDGVPERNVAGVYDALYETAPDRASRVIDRTPDGDYRSVVAYVPIDAGVETADQGATTQALADTAETSGTVVTATGVGAINATVVDVIAASLVRTMLVGLAGISLLLAVVYRIETGSATLGLVTAVPILLVTALVIGGMWLLDVPLTANTALLLSIVIGLGIDYNVHVSDRFAQELERGRGRQAALETATTGTGGALLGSTLTTVASFSALLIAPFAFFQNFGALVVLALTTSFVVAVFVLPSLLTLWHRYDPTVGDDAGDALAAPSDD, encoded by the coding sequence ATGCGAAAGCAACTGTTCGAATTCGTCACGGAGCACAACCTCGTCGTCGTTGCGCTCGTCGTCCTCGTCACTGCGGGACTGGGGGCGGGGATTCCACAGATGGAGTTCGGGAGCGGCGTTGGCGGGGACGAGATCGGCAAAGACACACAGACGGTTCAGAAGGCGGAGTACGTCCAGTCCGCCTACCTGAACGCGACGGGCGGCGAGAACGCTGCCGGCAGTGAAGAACCGACGACCGCCGTCGTCTACCTCCGCGACGACGGTGCGGCACTGTCCGAGGAATCGCTCGTCGCCACACTCACTTACCAACAGAGAGTGTTAGACAACGAGTCGGTCGTGGCGGCGCTGGACGGTCGACGGCCGGCAGGCGTCGCCAACCTCGTCGGGCAACGCCTCGCCGGCGAGGGTACGACTCTCGCCGAGCAGCTCGCGGCGGTTCGCGCCGCGAGCCCCGAGGAGATCGACCGGGCACTCCGGCGGAGCCTCACCGCCGAGTCGCCGGCGCTGTCGTTCCTGTCGGCCGACTACGAGCCGGGGACGACCCAGGCCGACACCCACCGGACGGTGTTCCGGTTCACTGGCGACGACGCGACCACCAGCGAGGCGACCCGGGCGTTGTACGAGGCGACGGAAGACGGCACGGCAGCGCCGACGCTGTTCACTATCGGCGACCACGCGGCTGCCGACGCGCCGAGCAGGATCGTCCAGCTGTTGTTCCTCGTCGTGCCGTTCTCGCTGACGGCGATCCTGGTCGTCCTCGTGTTCGTCTACCGAGACCTCGTGGACGTGCTCGTCGGCTTCGCTGGGATCGTCGTCGCACTGATCTGGATGTTCGGCGCCCTCGGCTGGTTGGGCGTCTCCGCCTACCTCTCGGTGTTGATCGCCCCCGTGTTGATCGTCGGCTTGGGCGTCGACTACGGCCTCCACGTGTTCATGCGCTACCGCGAGGAACGCGGCGCCTCCGAGGGGGTGCGAGCGCCGATGGCGCGGTCGACCGCCGCGCTCGCGTCCGCGCTCGTGGTGGTCACTCTCACCGCCGTGATCGGTTTCTCTGCCAACGCGACGACGAGTCTGGCGTCGATCCGTCGGCTGGCACTGGGGATCTCGCTCGGCGTGATCGGGACGTTCGTGGTGTCTATCACCCTCGTGCCGGCGCTGAAGGTGACGATCGACTCCGGGCTCGGTCGCTTCGGCTTCGAACGGCGACAGACGCCGCTGGGTGACAGTCGACTGCTCGCGCCCGTCCTGACCGCCGGCGCGAGACTGGCCCGCCGGGCGGCGCCGTTCGTGCTCGTCGTCGGCTTGGTCGTCGGCGCCGCCGGCGCCGTCGCCTGGACGGACCTCGACCGGAAGACGTTCGAGACCAACGACGGCGACGTGGCCGACTGGAAGACCGAACTGCCGGAGCCGGTCGGCTACACCGAGCCGGCGTACCTCCGCAACTGGGAGTTCGTCGACGAGCGGTACCGGGCGGCCGACGCCGACGAGCGGACGCGAGCGCCCATCCTGGTCGAAGCCGACGGCGGCGACGCGGCGACGCCGGCGGTGTTGGAGAGCGTCCAGACGATCCACGACCGGGCACCCGACCGCGCGGCGACGTTCTCCCGTGACGGCGAGACGCCGGTGGTCTCGCCGGTGGCGCTGATGCAGCGTGTCGCCGCCACCGACGAAGGGTTCGCAAAGCAGCTCGCGGCCGCCGACACGGACGACGACGGCGTGCCGGAGCGGAACGTCGCCGGCGTCTACGACGCCCTGTACGAGACGGCGCCGGACCGTGCGAGCCGCGTGATCGACCGCACGCCCGACGGCGACTACCGCTCGGTCGTGGCGTACGTCCCGATCGACGCCGGCGTCGAGACCGCCGACCAGGGGGCCACGACCCAGGCGCTCGCAGACACCGCCGAGACCTCCGGCACCGTCGTCACTGCGACGGGGGTCGGTGCGATCAACGCGACCGTCGTCGACGTGATCGCCGCCTCGCTCGTGCGGACGATGCTCGTCGGGCTGGCGGGGATCAGCCTGTTGTTGGCCGTCGTCTACCGAATCGAGACCGGCAGCGCGACGCTGGGGCTCGTCACCGCGGTCCCGATCCTCCTGGTGACCGCGCTCGTGATCGGCGGGATGTGGCTGTTGGACGTGCCGCTGACGGCCAACACCGCACTCCTGCTCAGTATCGTGATCGGGCTGGGGATCGACTACAACGTCCACGTCTCCGACCGGTTCGCCCAGGAGTTGGAGCGTGGCCGTGGCCGACAGGCGGCCCTGGAGACGGCGACGACCGGCACCGGCGGGGCGCTGCTGGGCTCGACGCTCACCACCGTCGCGTCGTTCTCGGCGCTCCTGATCGCGCCGTTCGCGTTCTTCCAGAACTTCGGGGCGCTCGTCGTGCTCGCGCTCACCACCTCGTTCGTGGTCGCCGTGTTCGTCCTGCCCAGCCTGCTGACGCTCTGGCACCGGTACGATCCTACCGTGGGTGACGACGCGGGCGACGCGCTCGCGGCTCCGAGCGACGACTGA
- a CDS encoding sensor histidine kinase produces the protein MTLSSIGRLAFTTVLVVTAAALFAVAAWVWRRGRADAYAELARPYTVVTACFGIAALAAAVSAQLDVTDYRGSIVTLYLVIVPWTIFALRYAGYGTYVTRRRVVAAASFSAAVFTASLLIVTQPFGTIPMSTLRVLGLVQSVFVLALITLGIGASALVAVATYRHGRLSVPSALVAVWPLAHTLAVGQVTRPSAPNVNAVMSVSLFVGVVAALAVGVTRFNLVDYPAGVNTVGERAVFGDTAAPVFVLDTDGKVVRTNQSAKVTFDAPETLSDVTNCGVTDLVRRDTVGCWTDNGRRQFDPRVTPLQTDGGATLGHAVTFVDVTAREIRRQRISVLNRVLRHNVRNQLDVIRAHAEEAGAEPAVEGVDRLDRLAGEIRRVERLLDREGSGTRRTPLASFLRETVGTVTDGVVADTTVVAPDETVTVDIDLCEYVLRNLVQNAVEHGGETPRVSVRGRLTDEGVRIVVSDDGPGIPEAERAVIEAGEETPLSHATSVSLWGIRWAVGAMNGSLSFADSDIGGTEVTVVVPESQETVEGVESVADDDSLDGDDTEPDETAADDTTAAETANDDGTTGERQRGAADGGTDETAEASHNS, from the coding sequence TTGACGCTGTCGAGTATCGGGCGCCTCGCGTTCACGACGGTGTTGGTGGTCACAGCGGCAGCCCTGTTCGCAGTCGCAGCGTGGGTGTGGCGTCGCGGCCGGGCGGACGCGTACGCCGAACTCGCCCGTCCGTACACGGTCGTAACCGCTTGCTTCGGGATTGCGGCGTTGGCAGCGGCGGTCAGCGCACAGCTGGACGTGACGGACTACCGCGGAAGTATCGTCACGCTGTACCTCGTGATCGTCCCCTGGACGATCTTCGCGCTCCGGTACGCCGGCTACGGGACGTACGTCACACGACGGCGAGTCGTCGCTGCAGCGTCGTTCTCGGCGGCCGTCTTCACGGCGAGTCTCCTCATCGTCACCCAGCCGTTCGGCACCATTCCCATGTCGACGCTCAGAGTCCTCGGGCTGGTTCAGTCCGTCTTCGTCCTGGCGTTGATCACGTTGGGGATCGGCGCCAGTGCCCTCGTTGCAGTGGCGACGTACCGGCACGGCCGGCTGTCGGTCCCGAGCGCGCTCGTCGCCGTCTGGCCGTTGGCGCACACGCTCGCGGTCGGACAGGTGACTCGGCCGTCGGCGCCGAACGTGAACGCCGTCATGTCGGTCAGTCTGTTCGTCGGGGTCGTCGCCGCGCTCGCGGTCGGGGTAACCCGGTTCAATCTCGTCGACTACCCGGCGGGCGTGAACACCGTGGGCGAACGCGCGGTGTTCGGCGACACCGCTGCCCCGGTGTTCGTCCTCGACACGGACGGCAAAGTCGTGCGGACGAACCAGTCCGCCAAGGTGACCTTCGACGCCCCCGAGACGCTGTCGGACGTGACGAACTGTGGCGTCACGGATCTCGTTCGCCGCGACACCGTCGGCTGTTGGACGGACAACGGGCGGCGGCAGTTCGACCCTCGTGTCACCCCGCTCCAGACGGACGGCGGTGCCACCCTCGGGCATGCGGTCACGTTCGTCGACGTGACCGCCCGTGAGATCAGACGCCAGCGTATCTCCGTGTTGAACCGTGTCCTCCGACACAACGTCCGCAACCAACTCGACGTGATTCGAGCCCACGCCGAGGAGGCTGGTGCCGAACCGGCCGTGGAGGGCGTCGACCGACTCGACCGACTGGCCGGAGAGATTCGGCGCGTCGAGCGACTCCTCGACCGCGAAGGGTCGGGCACCCGCCGCACGCCACTGGCGTCGTTTCTCAGGGAGACCGTCGGCACCGTCACCGACGGAGTCGTCGCCGACACGACGGTCGTCGCGCCCGACGAGACCGTCACTGTCGACATCGACCTCTGTGAGTACGTCCTCCGGAATCTCGTCCAGAACGCGGTCGAACACGGCGGCGAGACCCCTCGGGTCTCCGTCCGCGGCCGTCTCACCGACGAGGGCGTCCGGATCGTCGTCTCCGACGACGGGCCGGGCATCCCCGAGGCCGAGCGAGCAGTCATCGAGGCCGGGGAGGAGACCCCGCTCTCGCACGCGACGAGCGTCAGCCTCTGGGGTATCCGGTGGGCAGTCGGCGCCATGAACGGCTCGTTGTCGTTCGCCGACAGCGATATCGGCGGCACGGAGGTGACGGTCGTCGTCCCCGAGTCGCAGGAGACGGTCGAAGGTGTCGAGTCCGTCGCCGACGACGACTCACTCGACGGTGACGACACCGAACCCGACGAGACGGCGGCCGACGACACTACCGCCGCCGAGACTGCCAACGACGACGGCACTACCGGCGAACGACAACGTGGGGCGGCCGACGGCGGAACCGACGAGACTGCCGAGGCGTCCCACAACAGCTGA
- a CDS encoding ParA family protein, translating into MIRAVVYSESGGTYKTTMTANLAVALERMGLDTLVVDLDPQEGNLTSLFDTGTDRSDPEADNLVKHVLEMPDGPFADLIETTDEGVDIVPSHDMLGDFTSNLEQKISYETGMQNTTREEYPRFELLYRLLWEREQLQSEYDAILIDPNARAEDLLYNAIYALRTLVAPVKPAGKGNLSLSGLEELVGNMEERLDIAVGLSCVVPSGVGQTNAHRQYRQQFDDTDAFATPVTIRDRESLMDAMWEARGSAFKVVEERWKTFEQDGEMVSEAGRRRVRDREVDTLQRLFELANYVATDTYDAAVESTLELDIEGRDTREIDLDGSEPAEVSS; encoded by the coding sequence GTGATCAGAGCAGTCGTCTACTCCGAGTCGGGTGGGACGTACAAGACGACGATGACGGCCAACCTCGCGGTGGCGTTGGAACGGATGGGGCTCGACACGCTCGTCGTCGACCTCGATCCACAGGAGGGGAACCTCACGAGTCTGTTCGACACCGGCACGGACCGGAGCGATCCCGAGGCGGACAACCTCGTGAAACACGTTCTGGAGATGCCAGACGGGCCGTTCGCGGACCTGATCGAGACGACCGACGAGGGCGTCGACATCGTCCCGAGCCACGACATGCTCGGCGACTTCACCTCCAACCTCGAGCAGAAGATCTCCTACGAGACGGGGATGCAGAACACGACGCGAGAGGAGTACCCCCGGTTCGAACTCCTGTACCGACTGCTGTGGGAGCGCGAACAGCTCCAGTCGGAGTACGACGCGATCCTCATCGACCCCAACGCGCGGGCGGAGGACCTGTTGTACAACGCGATCTACGCGCTCCGGACGCTCGTCGCCCCGGTCAAGCCCGCTGGAAAGGGGAACCTCAGTCTCTCGGGACTCGAAGAGCTCGTCGGCAACATGGAGGAACGACTCGACATCGCGGTGGGGCTCTCCTGTGTGGTGCCGTCCGGGGTCGGACAGACGAACGCCCACCGGCAGTACCGACAGCAGTTCGACGACACGGACGCCTTCGCCACCCCGGTGACGATCAGGGACCGCGAGAGCCTGATGGACGCCATGTGGGAGGCCCGAGGCTCCGCGTTCAAAGTGGTCGAAGAACGCTGGAAGACGTTCGAGCAGGACGGGGAGATGGTGAGCGAGGCCGGTCGCCGCCGAGTGCGCGACCGGGAGGTCGACACGCTCCAACGACTGTTCGAGCTCGCAAACTACGTGGCGACGGACACCTACGACGCCGCCGTCGAGTCGACACTGGAACTGGACATCGAGGGACGGGACACGCGGGAGATCGACCTCGACGGCTCCGAGCCCGCGGAGGTGTCGTCATGA
- a CDS encoding pentapeptide repeat-containing protein: MADEDEGAPWSADDSDPPAHRCGFEFLPGGVGHSERTLERWRTFGNTASCCREVWEDGRCRWHADAEPEVLREAVAERDERVRNLDGVVLRDVELADGVSFANCRLQGATFENVTAHGADFADCNLRDAQFPDAGLYKAQFPDADLRYAQFPDADLTEAQFPDAALWRSQFPGADLTEAQFPDADLRDAQFPDADLTEAQFPDADLRCARFPDADLQSAQFPDTNLSRAQFPNASLQLAQFPDADLQSAQFPDAYLRYARFPDADLTEAQFPDADLKNARFPDAYLYKTHFPDVNLREAQFPDAGLWYAQFPDADLYKAQFPDAHLWLAQFPDAYLRGAQFPDVDLEDAQFPDTDLRDAQFPDADLQNAQFPDADLRDTTFHRSEMYQADLTRADARDADFTPSDGTEPTNLEDTVLRETDLRGADLSGARLYQADFTDARINRKTTFDDTTVYERNPELSGWFRETTDAYGAAAWVHRRLERLHESAAASEEARRYHIRKQEAERAGHKRRALQRLREVLPGGDSDTDGDGDADDEVDTENGANPPTTPLVSAYRYLSLSLMYHLSKHGESLQRIGWRATQIILVAGVLYPLAGGIASDSTHTTHEFPGGDVLAADSLSAALSLAVGSLGEFAWGLYFSVITFTTIGYGDLYPVGTAAKVLVGVESLSGAVLVALFVFVLGRRVAR; the protein is encoded by the coding sequence ATGGCCGACGAGGACGAGGGAGCGCCGTGGTCGGCCGACGACTCCGATCCGCCGGCGCATCGGTGTGGGTTCGAGTTTCTGCCAGGGGGCGTAGGCCATTCAGAGCGGACCTTAGAGAGGTGGCGTACGTTCGGGAACACTGCCAGTTGCTGCCGCGAGGTGTGGGAAGACGGCCGGTGTCGGTGGCACGCCGACGCAGAGCCTGAGGTGCTCCGGGAGGCAGTCGCAGAGCGCGACGAGCGCGTCCGGAATCTCGACGGGGTCGTGCTGCGTGACGTGGAACTGGCCGACGGTGTCTCGTTCGCCAACTGTCGGCTGCAGGGTGCGACGTTCGAGAACGTGACTGCACACGGGGCGGACTTTGCCGATTGCAACCTCCGGGACGCCCAGTTCCCCGACGCCGGCCTCTACAAGGCCCAGTTCCCCGACGCCGATCTCCGGTACGCCCAGTTCCCCGACGCCGACCTCACAGAGGCCCAGTTCCCCGACGCCGCCCTCTGGCGTTCCCAGTTCCCCGGCGCCGACCTCACAGAGGCCCAGTTCCCCGACGCCGACCTACGGGACGCTCAGTTCCCCGACGCCGACCTCACAGAGGCCCAGTTCCCCGACGCTGACCTCCGGTGCGCCCGGTTCCCCGACGCCGACCTCCAAAGCGCCCAGTTCCCTGACACCAACCTCTCCCGCGCCCAGTTCCCCAACGCCTCCCTCCAACTCGCCCAGTTCCCCGACGCCGACCTCCAAAGCGCCCAGTTCCCCGACGCCTACCTCCGGTACGCCCGGTTCCCCGACGCCGACCTCACAGAGGCCCAGTTTCCTGACGCCGACCTCAAAAACGCCCGGTTCCCCGACGCCTACTTATACAAGACCCATTTTCCCGACGTCAACCTCAGAGAGGCCCAGTTTCCCGACGCCGGCCTCTGGTACGCACAGTTCCCCGACGCCGACCTCTACAAGGCCCAGTTCCCCGACGCCCACCTCTGGCTTGCCCAGTTCCCCGACGCCTACCTCCGGGGCGCTCAGTTCCCCGACGTCGACCTCGAAGACGCCCAGTTTCCCGACACCGACCTACGGGACGCTCAGTTCCCCGACGCCGACCTCCAAAACGCCCAGTTTCCCGACGCCGACCTCCGAGACACCACCTTCCACCGGTCGGAGATGTACCAAGCCGACCTCACCAGAGCCGACGCCCGCGACGCCGACTTCACGCCTAGCGACGGCACAGAACCGACCAACCTTGAAGACACGGTCCTCCGGGAGACAGACCTCCGGGGAGCGGACCTCTCGGGCGCTCGCCTCTACCAAGCGGACTTCACCGACGCCCGGATCAACCGCAAGACGACCTTCGACGACACGACGGTGTACGAGCGCAATCCAGAGCTATCGGGGTGGTTCCGCGAAACGACGGACGCCTACGGCGCCGCGGCGTGGGTCCACCGCCGGCTGGAACGCCTCCACGAGAGCGCCGCCGCCTCCGAGGAGGCTCGTCGGTACCACATCCGCAAGCAGGAGGCGGAACGCGCCGGGCACAAGCGCCGCGCGCTCCAGCGACTCCGCGAGGTGCTGCCCGGCGGCGACTCGGACACCGACGGCGACGGAGACGCCGACGACGAGGTAGACACCGAGAACGGCGCAAACCCCCCGACGACTCCCCTCGTCTCCGCGTACCGCTACCTCTCGCTGTCGCTGATGTACCACCTCTCGAAACACGGCGAGAGCCTCCAACGGATCGGCTGGCGCGCCACGCAGATCATCCTCGTCGCCGGCGTGCTCTACCCCCTCGCGGGCGGGATCGCCTCGGACTCGACCCACACGACCCACGAGTTCCCCGGCGGCGACGTGTTGGCGGCCGACTCCCTCTCGGCGGCGCTGTCGCTCGCGGTCGGCAGCCTCGGTGAGTTCGCCTGGGGGCTGTACTTCTCGGTCATCACGTTCACGACCATCGGCTACGGCGACCTCTACCCCGTCGGGACGGCCGCGAAGGTGCTCGTCGGCGTCGAGTCACTCTCCGGCGCGGTCTTAGTCGCGCTGTTCGTGTTCGTGCTGGGGCGTCGTGTCGCGCGGTGA
- a CDS encoding acyl-CoA dehydrogenase → MKDGSGDLDFGRDDGDEGDETESDDAGHSSEEAETVSGAVDEGTVDESTAVENPGVDSSSVGSGEETSTGDTGVGSSSVESEAVGGGSGGAERVGNEPGVETERDSGSETPGGDDHGTGSTGGVGSKYPYLVRRSNVGDERGKRLEIHVREHVADREAAFRSRLAELLGTDEVSKTDAREFALVAAMEHPELVAEQMRAEGFDELG, encoded by the coding sequence ATGAAAGACGGCTCCGGCGATCTCGACTTCGGCCGCGACGACGGGGACGAGGGAGACGAGACGGAGAGTGACGACGCAGGGCACAGTAGCGAGGAAGCCGAAACTGTGTCCGGGGCGGTAGACGAAGGGACCGTCGACGAGAGCACAGCCGTCGAGAACCCCGGCGTCGACAGTTCGAGCGTCGGTAGCGGTGAAGAGACGAGCACCGGTGACACGGGTGTCGGCAGTTCGAGTGTCGAAAGCGAGGCAGTCGGAGGTGGTAGCGGTGGCGCCGAGCGAGTCGGCAACGAGCCCGGAGTCGAGACAGAGCGAGACAGTGGCTCCGAGACGCCAGGAGGCGACGACCACGGGACGGGCTCGACCGGAGGTGTCGGGAGTAAGTACCCGTACCTCGTTCGGCGGAGTAACGTGGGCGACGAACGGGGAAAGCGGCTGGAGATCCACGTCCGCGAGCACGTCGCCGACCGCGAAGCGGCGTTCCGCTCCCGTCTGGCCGAACTGCTCGGCACAGACGAGGTGTCGAAGACGGACGCACGGGAGTTCGCACTCGTCGCGGCGATGGAGCACCCGGAACTCGTCGCCGAGCAGATGCGTGCCGAAGGGTTCGACGAACTCGGGTAG
- a CDS encoding orc1/cdc6 family replication initiation protein, which produces MDCLTPDDGIFRDEDALRDHFPSRILERDEKLAEYQRTFQEVVRNKRPRNVFLYGPTGVGKTIGTKAVFRNLERSIEQFDYGASRFSEPSLRTVHLECKDLNTSYQVAAHLLNLLRAETDRERVSTTGYPEGEIYRLLFDELRATAASHVLVALDEIDTVGSDDNILYKLPRCNNDDSARYVDPETTKVGVVGITNDGTFRDTLDPRAKSTLCDQEIHFPPYDATELGTILRDRADVAFHDGVLSADVIPLTAALAAQRSGYARTALDLLYEAADQARTADDGTVTEAHVEAAEESIQQGAIVEEVHGLSVHGKLVAYAVFRLCEREATPAKIDTVYAWYKQAAEQVDVSPVTSRTVHNTLNDLMVAGIVDSQEVNRGRGGGRHYEYELSCRPATLLDGLTGDPRVRAVDTRL; this is translated from the coding sequence ATGGACTGTCTGACGCCCGACGACGGGATCTTCCGTGACGAGGACGCCCTCCGGGATCACTTCCCGAGCAGGATTCTCGAACGCGACGAGAAGCTCGCCGAGTACCAACGCACGTTTCAGGAGGTCGTCAGGAACAAGCGCCCCCGGAACGTCTTCCTGTACGGTCCCACGGGGGTCGGCAAGACCATCGGGACGAAGGCGGTCTTCCGGAACCTCGAACGGAGCATCGAGCAGTTCGACTACGGGGCGTCCCGGTTCTCCGAGCCCAGTCTCAGAACGGTCCACCTGGAGTGCAAAGACCTGAACACGTCCTACCAGGTCGCCGCTCACCTCCTGAACCTCCTCCGGGCCGAGACGGATCGTGAGCGAGTCAGCACGACGGGGTACCCCGAGGGGGAGATCTACCGACTCCTGTTCGACGAACTCCGGGCCACGGCCGCGTCCCACGTTCTCGTCGCGCTCGACGAGATCGACACCGTCGGTAGCGACGACAACATCCTGTACAAGCTCCCGCGGTGCAACAACGACGACAGCGCGCGGTACGTCGACCCGGAGACCACCAAGGTCGGCGTCGTCGGGATCACCAACGACGGGACGTTCCGTGACACGCTCGATCCGCGGGCGAAGTCGACGCTGTGTGACCAAGAGATCCACTTTCCGCCGTACGACGCGACCGAACTCGGGACGATTCTCCGCGACCGGGCGGACGTGGCGTTCCACGACGGCGTGCTCTCTGCGGACGTGATCCCGCTGACCGCCGCTCTCGCCGCCCAGCGATCCGGCTACGCACGGACTGCGCTCGACCTCCTGTACGAGGCGGCCGACCAAGCGCGGACGGCAGACGACGGCACCGTGACGGAAGCACACGTCGAGGCCGCCGAGGAGTCCATCCAGCAGGGCGCCATCGTCGAGGAGGTACACGGGCTGTCCGTCCACGGGAAGCTCGTCGCGTACGCCGTGTTCCGGCTGTGCGAGCGGGAGGCGACGCCGGCGAAGATCGACACCGTCTACGCCTGGTACAAACAGGCGGCCGAACAGGTCGATGTCAGTCCTGTCACTTCTCGTACGGTCCACAACACGCTCAACGACCTGATGGTCGCCGGAATCGTCGACTCTCAAGAGGTGAACCGGGGCCGCGGCGGCGGTCGCCACTACGAGTACGAGCTGAGCTGTCGCCCGGCGACGCTCCTCGACGGCCTCACCGGCGACCCCCGCGTGAGAGCCGTCGACACGCGGCTGTGA
- a CDS encoding DNA methyltransferase, translating to MADEERHRQARLFTTDDGEFDRERAESEALPVEDGEVVHTDDLADHQRYVEGRGVYDERNDLNDLTGREWKYATKSVLERQHPPDLQHDLRSQHGGQKPPRLCRELIERFSQSGERVLDPFAGVGGTLLGASLAEHEGTGLRDAVGFEIGAEWIDVYETVLERENTDRAGRGAAPLAEQEFRHGDCLDLVDDVADDAVDLLLTDVPYWNMDRVEQTRNEAETRESKLGAFDGDSPVRDRETWLAEMRERFRAFQRVLADGRYAVVFIGDMYREERYHTLSADLGNALEEVGYTLKANLVWYDSSKELHVYGYPFSFVPSMVHQNVLVLKN from the coding sequence ATGGCCGACGAGGAGCGTCACAGACAGGCTCGTCTGTTCACGACCGACGACGGGGAGTTCGACCGCGAGCGGGCGGAGTCGGAGGCGCTCCCGGTCGAAGACGGCGAAGTGGTCCACACGGACGACCTGGCGGACCACCAGCGCTACGTCGAGGGACGCGGGGTCTACGACGAGCGCAACGATCTGAACGACCTCACCGGGCGCGAGTGGAAGTACGCCACCAAGTCCGTGCTCGAACGACAGCACCCCCCGGACCTCCAACACGACCTCCGGAGCCAACACGGCGGCCAGAAACCCCCCAGGCTGTGTCGGGAGCTGATCGAGCGGTTCAGCCAGTCCGGCGAACGCGTGCTCGACCCCTTCGCCGGCGTCGGCGGCACGCTCTTGGGTGCCAGTCTCGCCGAACACGAGGGGACTGGCCTCCGGGACGCCGTCGGATTCGAGATCGGCGCGGAGTGGATCGACGTGTACGAGACCGTACTCGAACGCGAGAACACCGACCGCGCCGGCCGCGGCGCCGCCCCGCTGGCCGAACAGGAGTTTCGACACGGCGACTGTCTGGATCTCGTCGACGACGTGGCGGACGACGCCGTCGACCTCCTGCTGACGGACGTGCCGTACTGGAACATGGACCGGGTGGAACAGACCCGCAACGAGGCCGAGACCCGCGAGAGCAAACTCGGGGCGTTCGACGGTGACAGCCCCGTCCGCGACCGCGAGACCTGGCTGGCGGAGATGCGCGAGCGCTTCCGGGCGTTCCAGCGCGTGCTCGCCGACGGCCGCTACGCCGTCGTGTTCATCGGCGACATGTACCGCGAGGAACGATACCACACGCTGTCTGCTGATCTCGGGAACGCGCTGGAGGAGGTGGGCTACACGCTGAAGGCGAATCTGGTGTGGTACGACTCCTCGAAGGAACTCCACGTCTACGGCTACCCGTTCTCGTTCGTGCCGTCGATGGTCCACCAGAACGTGCTCGTGTTGAAGAACTGA